The following are encoded together in the Lactuca sativa cultivar Salinas chromosome 1, Lsat_Salinas_v11, whole genome shotgun sequence genome:
- the LOC111909398 gene encoding uncharacterized protein LOC111909398, protein MKKGRESYNFHATGREDIDIFVESCKIHGELTFGHRYIMLNSRREAVVLKVTNNGDRPIQVGSHYHFIEVNPSLIFDQRKAYGMRLNIPTGTTTRFEPGDAKSVTLVKIGGMQVMESIHAIADSPVTDSNVKTVMESIRARGFGNSKDTSTKLRYQKLFLLVFLYKQ, encoded by the exons ATGAAGAAAGGAAGGGAGAG CTACAACTTTCATGCTACTGGGAGAGAAGATATAGAT ATATTTGTAGAAAGTTGTAAGATTCATGGAGAACTAACCTTTGGACATAGATATATAATGCTTAATTCTAGAAGGGAAGCAGTAGTCCTTAAAGTAACTAACAATGGAGATAGACCAATACAG GTTGGAAGCCATTACCATTTTATCGAGGTCAATCCAAGTTTAATTTTTGATCAAAGAAAAGCATATGGCATGAGACTAAATATACCCACAGGAACAACTACTAGATTTGAG CCAGGGGATGCAAAATCTGTCACTCTTGTAAAAATTGGTGGCATGCAAGTAATGGAATCAATACATGCAATTGCAGACAGCCCTGTCACTGATTCCAATGTCAAAACAGTAATGGAATCAATACGTGCAAGAGGATTCGGCAATTCCAAAGATACTAGTACCAAGTTAAGATATCAAAAGCTGTTTCTTTTGGTATTTCTGTATAAACAATAA
- the LOC128127869 gene encoding uncharacterized protein LOC128127869, with amino-acid sequence MYSTIAKNTGNSDKQVANMLIAGFTGQLKGWWDNYVDEKTQQAILNTVKTENGITTPNVVYTLTCTIIEHFTGRWSDNSENIRTLLNGLFCKTLTSFRWYKDTFLSRVMELNDCNSVYWKSKFIDGLPNLFAERVKNQLRIDNTIPYEDYTYGKLIGTCIQEGLALCSEIKLNHQIKTQHLNEKRQLGEFCDQFGIETSKNKKKQRKEFQQKKRFYKRKHNDFNRKDKHIKKKFIKKENKKPPTCFSCGKTGHYANKCRNKKIKKQINNMNISEDIKLQLINLIDNSSDGEEISDNNSDINMTDYDSNYD; translated from the coding sequence ATGTATAGCACAATTGCTAAAAATACAGGAAATAGTGATAAACAAGTAGCTAACATGCTAATTGCCGGATTCACTGGCCAACTAAAAGGCTGGTGGGACAATTATGTTGATGAAAAAACTCAACAAGCTATTCTTAATACAGTAAAAACAGAAAATGGAATAACTACTCCCAATGTGGTATACACTCTTACTTGTACCATAATAGAACATTTTACAGGAAGATGGTCAGATAATTCTGAAAACATTCGTACCTTATTAAATGGATTATTTTGTAAAACTCTTACGTCCTTTCGATGGTATAAGGATACTTTTCTAAGTAGAGTTATGGAGCTTAATGATTGTAATAGTGTTTATTGGAAATCAAAATTCATAGATGGTTTGCCAAATCTTTTTGCTGAAAGAGTTAAAAACCAACTAAGAATAGATAATACAATTCCTTACGAAGATTACACATATGGAAAATTAATAGGAACTTGTATACAGGAAGGTTTGGCCCTATGTAGTGAAATAAAACTCAACCATCAAATAAAAACCCAACATCTTAATGAAAAAAGACAATTAGGAGAATTTTGTGATCAGTTCGGAATAGAAACCAGTAAAAATAAGAAGAAACAGAGAAAAGAATTTCAACAGaaaaaaagattttataaaagaaaacatAACGATTTTAATAGAAAAGATAAACACATAAAAAAGAAATTTattaaaaaggaaaataaaaaaccTCCTACTTGCTTTTCATGTGGAAAAACCGGTCATTATGCTAATAAATgcagaaataaaaaaataaagaaacaaaTTAATAATATGAATATAAGTGAGGACATAAAACTTCAATTAATAAATTTAATAGATAATTCGTCAGACGGCGAGGAAATCTCAGACAATAATTCTGATATCAACATGACAGATTATGATTCTAATTATGATTAA